The DNA window GGTAGAACGAGATATTGTGCTGCGTCATCAGCATCGCGCCGAGGATCTCGCCCGACTTCACCAAATGGTGAACGTAGGCGCGGCTGTACGTCGTGCAGGCCGGACACGGGCAGCCCGGTTCGATTGGCTCCCGATCCTCGGCGAAGCGGGCGTTGCGAAGGTTTAGCGGTCCTTCGGCGGTGAACGCCTGGCCCGTGCGCCCTGATCGCGTCGGCAGCACGCAATCGAACATGTCGATGCCGCGCACCACTGCCTCGACGATGTCGTCCGGCTTGCCGACGCCCATCAAGTAGCGCGGCTTGTCGGCGGGCAGCATGCCGGCCGCGAAGTCGAGGCAGGCGAGCATCGCTTCCTGCCCCTCGCCCACCGCAAGCCCGCCGACTGCATAGCCGTCGAAGCCGATGTCGATCAGCCCCTCGGCCGACGCGCGGCGCATATTTTCATCGAGCGCACCCTGCTGGATGCCGAAGATCGCCGCCCGCGCCGCATGTTCGCCGCCGCGGTCGAACTCTTCCCGCGACCGCTTCGCCCAGCGGATCGACCGCTCCATCGCCTCGCGCTGCTGCTCCACGCTCGACGTCGTCGGCACCAGCTGGTCGAACTGCATGACGATGTCCGACCCTAAAAGCCGCTGCACCTCGATCGAACGTTCTGGGCTCAGCATGTGCCGCGATCCGTCGAGGTGGCTCGCGAAGGACACGCCTTCTTCCGTCACCTTGGTCAGCTCCGACAGGCTCATCACCTGGTATCCGCCGCTGTCGGTCAGGATCGGGCGCTCCCAGCCCATGAAGCCGTGCAGGCCGCCGAGCCTCGCAACCCGCTCGGCGCCGGGGCGGAGCATCAGATGGTAAGTGTTGCCGAGGATGATGTCGGCGCCGGCCGCACGCACCTCCTCCGGCCGCATCGCCTTCACCGTCGCGGCGGTGCCGACCGGCATGAACGCCGGCGTGCGGATCTCGCCGCGCTGCATCGTGATGGCGCCGGTGCGCGCGGCGCCGTCGGTGGCGGCGATGGAAAAGGAGAAGCGGGTCACGCAGCGCCGCTTAGCGCCTAGTGCGCTTCCCCCCAAGGTCGGCTGTGCTAGGAACCGCCGCAATGCCGAGCATCGCCGACATCGACCGCTTCATCTTCGTCGTCGGCGGCCCCCGCTGCGGCACCACGACCATGGCGCGAATGCTGCAAGCGCACCCGCAGGTGTTGTTCCCCTTCGTCAAGGAACCGCACTTCTTCAGCCAGCATGACCTGCGCAGCCTGCATGGCGACGCGCTTCGCTCGCGCATCCAGCACGACTATCTCGACCATTTCTTCTTCAATGCCCCTCCGGAGCGAACCGTCGCCTTCGACGGTTCGATTTCCTACCTCTACGTTCCGGACCAGCTGAAGCCGGCGCTGGAGCTATGGCCGGACTCGCGCTTCGTCGTCGGGGTACGCGACCCGCTCACCTTCCTGCCATCGCTGCACAAGCGCCTGATCTTCACGGGCGACGAGAACATCCGCCGGTTTCAGGATGCCTGGGCTGCTATTCCCGACCGTGCAGCGGGCCGCCGCATCCCTTGGAGCACCATCGACCCGCGTTGGCTCCGCTATGACGAAGCGGCGCGCTTCGGCACCTATGTCGAGCGACTGTTCGACGCGGTCGGCAAGGAGCGCTGCCTGGTGATGGTCTTCGATGACCTGACGAGCGACCCCGCCGCCCGGCACAAGCGCCTGCTCGACTTCGCGGGCCTCGACCCCGCCCCTTACCCGAACACGGGAACGCAGCGCAGCGCCCGCGGCGTGCGGCACATCTTCCTTCAGCAACTTCTCCAGCGGCCGCCGCGCTTCCTGCTCCCCTATCTGGCTAGCATCCATCACCAGCGCCGCTTCGACAAAGCGCTCGCCAAGAGCAGCGGCGGTGGCGCGAAGTCCCCGTCGCTTCGAAAGCGCCTCCGCAACTGGAATGAAATGCCGGACGAAAAGCGCCCGGTCCCGCTCGCCGTCCAGCGTGAGATCAAGGACCGCTTCCAGGGCGAGGTGGACAAGCTCGGCAAATTGATCGGCCGCGACCTCAGCCACTGGCTCCAGCCGAAAGAGGCTTAGTGCACGCCCAGGATCGTTCTAATCCTTCTCGTCATTCCTGATCCGGATGCCGGCCTCTGCGCCGAGTGCGCTCAATTTTCCTTCGTCGAAATTCTTTCCGAGCGTTTCCAATTCAGCGTCGACTTGCGGTGACTGGAACATCTGCCGGGCAGCCGCTTGACCGAGTTGATTGAAGGTCCCGAACGTCGCACTTGTGCCTTCCGCCTTTAATGAGGCCACTGTCTCCTTGCGGCAGTCCACGAGCAGAAGACGCTGGAATACCCCTGCGGCAGCTTTGCCGATTTGATCTCGCTTCGCGCGGTCCAACGTACTGAACTGTTGGAGCCTTGGATCGGCAGAGATCGCCGAAAACATCCACGCCATGAAGGCATGATGATCGCTGTCGGTCGCCTTTGTTACCAGGCACCTGCTGAGATCGTCCGCGATGACTCCCGCTTGTAACGGCGCCGCGACTCCTGCCGCCGATATCGCCGCAATGATGTGAAAACGCATCTGCTCCCCTTCTTCCCCGAGCAGACCGTTTACAACAGCCAGAACTTACCTCGGCAACAGCAAACTGGAATCGCCGTAGCTATAGAAACGGTAGCCCCGCTCGATCGCGTGTGCGTACGCCGCTTTCATCACCTCGAGGCCCATTAGGGCACTGACCAGCATGAAGAGCGTCGACTTGGGCAGGTGGAAGTTGGTGACCAGCCCGTCGACCGCCTTGAACCGGTAACCAGGCGTGATGAAGATCGCCGTATCGCCCTCGAACGGCTCGATCCTGCCATCCTCGCGAGCCGCGCTTTCCAGCAGGCGCAGGCTCGTGGTGCCGACGGCGATCAGGCGTCCGCCCGCCTTGCGCACGGCGTTCAAGCGCTCAGCCGTCGCCGCGTCGATGCGGCCCCATTCGGCATGCATCTTGTGCTCGGCCACTTGCTCGCTCTTGATCGGCAGGAAGGTGCCGGCGCCGACGTGAAGCGTCAGCGTCTCGCGAGCGATGCCGCGTGCGTCGAGCGCCTCCAAAAGCCTCGGCGTAAAGTGCAGCGCCGCGGTCGGCGCCGCGACTGCGCCCTCCTCGCGGGCGAACATCGTCTGGTAATCGTCGCGATCGGCTTCATCGACGCCGCGCTTGGACGCGATGTAGGGCGGCAGCGGCATTCGTCCGGCTTTCTCAAGCAACAGCTCGAGCGCCTCGCTGCCGTGGAACTGGAGCAGGACCGAGCCGTCGTCCGCCTTCTCGACGGCGGACGCGGCAACGCCTTCGCCGAAGTGGATCGTGTCGCCGGCGCGGACACGCTTGGCATTGCGCAGGAAGGCTCTCCACTCGCGCGGTCCCTCCCGCTTGTGCAGCGTCGCGCCGATGCTCGCCTCTCCGCGGCGCCCCTCGAGCTGCGCCGGGATAACCTTGGTGTCGTTGAAGACCAGCACGTCGCCGGGCTGCAGAAGCTCCGGCAAATCGAGCACAGCCCGGTCCGAAAGCTCGCCCCCGCGGACCAACAACAGTCGCGCACTGTCGCGCGGCCGCGCCGGGCGCAGGGCGATCCGCTCGGGCGGAAGCTCGAAATCGAAGTCGGCGACACGCATCAGCGGCCGCTTAGCCGCCGAGGCGCGCCCTCACAATTTTGGTCGGCTCGGCGGGCGGTTCGCCGGGCGCGATCGCGTCCACGGCGTCCATGCCTTTCACCACACGGCCGATCGCCGTGTACCGTTTGTCCAGGCTGGCCGTCCAATCGTACATGATGAAAAACTGGCTGTTGGCGCTGTTCAGGTTGTTCGCCCGGGCAGCGCCTACGACGCCCCGCAGGAAGGGCACGGACGTGAATTCGGCAGTGAGGTTCGGCAGATCGGACCCGCCCTCGCCGGTCCCTTGCGGGTCGCCGCCCTGCGCCATGAATCCAGGGATCACGCGGTGGAACTTCAGCCCGTCGTAGAAGCCGCGACGGACCAGTGTTTGGATCCGCTCGACATGGCTAGGCGCGAGATCTGGGCGCAGGACGATCTCGACCGTGCCGCCGTTCGAAAGCTCAAGGAACAAATGGTTCGCCGGGTTCGCGGCGATCTCCGCCGGCGCAACCAGGCTCGGCTTCGCGACCGGCGCCGGCGCCGGTGCAGCGGCCATCAACAGAGCGGCAAAAGGCAACGCCGCCAAAGCTTTGATCAACATGTTCCTCCCCGCAAAATCACTCCGCCCGTGCCGTACGACGGCTGAGCGGCTCATGAACCCCGTTCCAGATGGCGCCGCACGTCCTCGGCCACGGCCGGCGTCACGAAGCGGTCGATGCAACCGCCGTAGCGCGCGATCTCCTTGACCAGCTTCGACGCGATCGGCTGCAGCGACACGTCTGCCATCAGGAAGACGGTCTCAATGTCGTCATTCAGCTGCTGGTTCATCCCGGCCATCTGGAACTCATATTCGAAATCGGCGACCGCGCGCAGTCCGCGCAGGATCATCGACGCACCCTGCGCTTCGGCGAAGTTCATCAGCAGAGAATCGAATTCGACGACCTCGATATTGCCGCTCAGGCCGGCAACTTCGCGCCGCACCATCTCCATCCGCTCGGCGACCGAGAACATCGGCTCCTTGGACGGATTGGTGGTGACGCCCACGACCAGCCGGTCGACCAGGTGCGCGCCGCGCCGAACGATATCGAGGTGCCCCAGCGTCATCGGGTCGAAGGTCCCGGGATAGACGGCGATTCTCTTCATCAATGGTTTCTCTCGATCGCGAAGCGGGCGATGGCGCGCAGCAGGTCGGCTTCGCGGCCATGGTCCGACAGATGCTCGACCGCCTGCTCGACCAGGAACCGCGCCTGCTGCCGCGCCCGTTCCTCGCCGAGCAGCGACACGAAGGTCGCCTTGCCGGCATCCGCATCGCGCCCAGTCGGCTTGCCCGCGGCACCCGCGTCGCCGCTATGGTCGATCAAATCGTCGGCAATCTGGAACGCCAAGCCGATGTTGCGCGCATATCCGCGATAGGGCGTGCGCGCCTCGACCGGCTTTTTGGCCATGATGCAGGCCGCCTCAACCGCATATTCAATCAACGCGCCGGTCTTCAGCTGTTGCAACCTGGTAATCGCGGGCAGGTCGAGTTGCTCGTTCTCGGCCGCAAGGTCCATCATCTGCCCGCCCGCCATGCCGTTCGGCCCGGCGGCGCGCGCCAGCTGAAGCACCAGGTCGGACCGAACCCAGGGATCCTCATGAGTTGAAGGGTGGGCGAGGATGTCGAACGCCATCGCGTGAAGGCTGTCGCCGGCGAGCACCGCGGTGGCCTCGTCAAAGGCCTTGTGAACGCTCGGCTTGCCGCGGCGAAGCTCGGCATCATCCATGCACGGCAGGTCGTCGTGGATCAGCGAGTAGACGTGGATCGCCTCGATCGCGCAGCCGACCCGCACCGCGCGCTCCGGATCGATCGCGAACAGGCGCGCCGCGGCCACGGTCAGCAGCGGCCGGAGCCGCTTGCCGCCGCCGATCGCGGCATGGCGCATCGCTTGGTAATAAGGGTCGCGGCTATCGCCGGGCAGCGTCAGCAGCGCGTCAAAGAAATCGTCGACCTCGGCGGCGACGGCTTTCGCCGCCACCTCCAGCTCCTCGCTCAGGCGATCAAGCGTCTCAACCGGCATCGAATGGCTTAAGGCCTGCGGGCTTGCCGTTGCTGCCGAAGGCGATCTGGTCGATGCGCGCCTGCGCGTCCCTCAGCCGCCCTTCACAGTGGCGGCGCAGCCGGTCACCCTCCTGGTAAAGCTCGATCGACCTATCGAGCGGCGCTTCGCCCTTCTCGAGCGTGCGCACGATCTCCTCGAGCCGCCGCAGCGCGTCCTCGAAGCTCAGCTGCTCGACGGCACTCGTGTCCCCATCTGCCATGGCGCGATTGTGACCCTCGACCGGGTTCAACGCAAGCGAGCGGCTATTCGATCGGGCGGTTGGTGAACGGGTCGCGGATGCCCGGCACGACCTCATCGCGCAGCGCCTCGTCGCCCGCTTGGGCAAGCGCCGCCTCGGCGTCGCGCACATGCTGCTCGCGCTCGCGGCGCAGCTCTTCGATCAACGCCTCGCGGTCGCCTTCGAAGCGCGTGTCGGTCGGCGCCTGAATGCCCGCGGCCTTCGCGGCCTTGGCGACCGCCGCGTCGAGCTCGCGCTGCGTCGTCAGGCCCAGCGTCACCGGATCCTTCGGCGTAATGTTCGCCATGTTCCAGTGCGACCGGTCGCGGATCGCCGCGATGGTCGTCCGGGTCGTGCCGATCAGCTTGCTGATCTGGCCGTCGCTGACTTCCGGATGGTTCTTGATGATCCAGGCGATGCCGTCCGGCTTGTCCTGTCGCTTGCTGACCGGCGTGTAGCGCGGGCCCTTGGTGCGGCGCACAGCTTCGGGCGCCTTATGCATCTGCAGCACATAATCAGGGTCGTTCTGGCCCTTCTCGATTTCCTCGTGCGTCAGCTCGCCGGCGCGGATCGGGTCGCGGCCCGTCAGCTTCGTCGCTGCCGTATCGTCGGCGATCGCCTGGACTTCGAGGATGTGAAGGCCGCAGAATTCGGCGATCTGGTCGAAGCTGAGCGACGTATTGTCGACCAGCCAGGCGGCGGTCGCATGGGGCATCAGGGGCTGGGCGGCAGCGGCCACGGGCACTTCTCCGAACTTACAAATGAATAGGGCCGCCCCTCACGGAGCGGCCGGTCTGCCGGGCGATGTAAACCCGCGGCCCCCGCGGGGCAAGCCGGTTAGGAACCGGCCTCCAGAACGATCTTGCCGACATGCTCGCCGCCTTCCATCCGCTCGTGCGCGGCCGCGGCCTCGGCAAGCGGGAAGATGCTGTCGATCACCGGTTTCAGCCGCCCGCCCTGCACATAGGGCCAGACCGTCCTCGCGATCTCGTCGGCGACCATCGTCTTGAACTGCACCGAACGCGGCCGGAGAGTCGACCCGGTCAGCGTCAGCCGCCGCCGCATGATGTCGAAGATCTGCACTTCGGCGCTGGCGCCCCGCTGCACCGCGATCGATACGTGGCGCCCTTCCTCGGCGAGGCAGGCGAGGTTACGCGGCACATAGTCGCCGCCGACCATGTCGACGACGACGTCTACCCCCCGGCGTCCGGTCACCCGGTGCACTTCGCCGACGAAATCCTGCTCGCGATAGTTGATCGCCGCCTCGGCGCCGAGCTCCAGCGCCCGCGCGCACTTCTCGTCGCTTCCGCAAGTGACAATCGTCTTGAGCCCGAACAGCTTGCCCAGCGCGATCGACATGGTGCCGATGCCGCTGGTGCCGCCATGGACCAGCGCCCAGTCGCCGTCCGCCGCGAAGCCGCGCTCGAACAAATTCACCCAGACCGTGAACAAAGTCTCCGGCATCGCCGCCGCGTCCGTCATCGGCAGGATCTCGGGCACGATCAGGCACGTGCCGGCCGGCGCGACGCAATATTCGGCATAGCCGCCGCCTGCAACCAGAGCGCAGACTTTCTGCCCCACCAGCTCGCCGTCGCCGCCCACAACCTGGCCCGCGACTTCGAGGCCGAGGATGTCCGGCGCACCGGGCGGCGGCGGGTACATGCCTTTGCGCTGAAGGATGTCGGGCCGGTTCACGCCCGCGGCGGCGACCTTGATCAGCACCTCGCCGGGGCCCGGCCGCGGCACCGGCCGCTCGACCACCGCCAGCTCGCCGTCGCCGTCCGGATGCGACGCGATCACGGCCATCATTGACGAAGGAATGGAGCTGCTCACCTGCCCGAGCTTATTGACTTGGCCCCGCCCACGGTCAACGAATTCGTCCATGGACATCGACGACCTGTTCCCCAGCAAGCCCGACGATCCGCTGACCGCGCTCGGCAAGCAGGACCTCGACCCCTTCTCGATCGACGAACTTCACGCCCGCGTCGAGGCGCTAAAGGCGGAAATCGCCCGTACCGAAGCCCACATGGACCGCGCCACCAAGCACCGTTCGGCGGCCGAAGAGCTGTTCAAGAAGTCGTAAGCGTCACTGCGAGCGCAGCGAAGCAATCCAGCCGGCACCTGGATTTGCCGCGGCCGCACCGCGGCCTCGCAATGACGGTGGGCGACCGCCTCATTCAGCCCCCGCACAGCCGCGATCCGATATTTGGGGATAAGCGCGGCACCCGCCCTTGATTGCGGCGTTCCGGCATATGACATTGATTTGAAAGCCCGTGGGGCTCCCTTCCCTCGGGCATGGAGTACCAGCCTACATGCCTAGTTTCGCTCGCGAACTCGAACAGACCCTCCACAATGCTTTGGGGGAGGCCAGCAAGCGCCGTCACGAGTATGCGACTCTCGAACATCTGCTCATTGCGCTCATCGACGACGACCATGCGTCGAAGGTGATGACCGCCTGCGGCGTCAACCGCGACGAGCTTCGTGCGTCGGTGAAGCAATATCTCGACAACGAACTCGGCGCCCTAGTCGCCGACAGCGCCACCGATCCGACGCCGACAAGCGGCTTCCAGCGCGTCGTCCAGCGCGCGATCCTGCACGTCCAGTCGTCAGGCCGCGACGACGTCACCGGCGCCAACGTCCTCGTCGCGCTCTTCTCGGAGCGGGAGAGCTACGCCGTCTACTTCCTGCAGCAGCAGGACATGAGCCGGCTCGATGCCGTCACCTACATCAGCCACGGCGTCGGCAAGGGCGAAACGCCGGCCGAGGGCGCCCGCCCAGCCGAGCCCGGCGAAGAGAAGACGGACAAGGAAGGCGCGAAGAAGGAAAGCGCGCTCAAGCAGTTCACGGTCGACCTCAATGAAAAGGCCCGCACCGGCAAGGTCGATCCGCTGATCGGCCGCATGCCGGAGGTCGAGCGCACCGTGCAGATCCTCTGCCGCCGCTCGAAGAACAACCCGCTCTACGTCGGTGAGCCGGGCGTCGGCAAAACCGCTATTGCCGAAGGCCTCGCGCGCAAGATCATCGAGGGCGACGTTCCCGACGTCCTCAAGCCCGCGACCATCTACTCGCTCGACATGGGCGCGCTACTCGCCGGCACCCGCTATCGCGGCGATTTCGAGGAGCGGCTGAAGTCCGTCGTCTCGGAGCTCGAGAAGCTTCCGAACGCGATCCTCTTCATCGACGAAATCCACACGGTGATCGGCGCCGGCGCCACGTCGGGCGGCGCGATGGACGCGTCGAACCTCTTGAAGCCGGCCCTGTCGAGCGGCGCGATCCGCTGCATCGGCTCGACGACCTACAAGGAGTTCCGCAACCACTTCGAAAAGGACCGCGCACTTCTGCGCCGGTTCCAGAAGATCGACGTCAACGAGCCGACCATCGAGGACACGATCAAGATCATCGCCGGCCTTCGCTCGTCGTTCGAAGGCCACCACAACGTCCGCTACACGCCGGACGCGATCAAGTCGGCGGTCGAGCTGTCGGCGCGCTACATCCATGATCGCAAGCTGCCGGACAAGGCGATCGACGTGATCGACGAAGTCGGCGCGATGCAGATGCTGGTGCCGCCGAGCCGCCGCAAGAAGGTGATCACGCCCAAGGAGATCGAGGCGGTGGTTGCGACCATGGCGCGCATCCCGCCGAAGTCGGTTTCGGCCGACGACAAGCACGTCCTCGAGCATCTCGAGGCCGACCTCAAGCGCGTCGTCTTCGGCCAGGACATGGCGATCGAAAAGCTCGCCTCGGCGATCAAGCTCAGCCGCGCCGGCCTTCGCGATCCCGACAAGCCGATCGGCAACTATCTGTTCTCGGGTCCCACCGGCGTCGGCAAGACCGAGGTCGCGCGCCAGCTGGCGTCCGTCCTCGGTATTCCGCTGCAGCGGTTCGACATGTCCGAATATATGGAACGCCACTCGGTCAGCCGGCTGATCGGCGCGCCTCCGGGCTATGTCGGCTACGACCAGGGCGGGCTTCTGACCGACGCGGTCGACCAGCATCCGCACAGCGTGCTCCTGCTCGACGAGATCGAAAAGGCGCACCCGGACCTGTTCAACATCCTCCTGCAGGTGATGGACAACGGCAAGCTGACCGACCACCACGGCAAGACCGTCGACTTCCGCAACACCATCCTCATCATGACGACCAATGCCGGCGCCGCCGACATGGCGCGTGAAAGCATCGGATTCGGCGCGGCGACGCGCGAGGACGCGCAGGAGGATGCGGTCAAGAAGATGTTCACGCCGGAATTTCGCAACCGCCTCGATGCGATCGTCCCGTTTGCCTACCTGCCGCCGGCAGTGGTCGCGCGGGTCGTCGACAAGTTCATCCTCCAGCTGGAGCTTCAGCTTGCCGACCGCGGCGTCCACATCGAGCTCGACGACGAAGCCCGTCAGTGGCTCACCGACCGCGGCTACGACAAACTCTACGGCGCGCGTCCGATGGGCCGCCTCGTCCAGGAGAAGATCAAGCAGCCGCTCGCCGAGGAGCTGTTGTTCGGCAAGCTGGTCAACGGCGGCGAGGTGAAGGTCCGGATCAAGGACAATGCGCCCTGCTTCGAGATCGTCCCGGCACCGCCGAAGGCAAGCAAGCCGAAGGCGCCCAAGAAGCCCTCGGCAAAGAAGAAAGCCGACGGCGAGGAAGCTCCGGCTGCCGAATAGGGCGCCGATTACCTAACGAAGGGCGGGAGGCGACTCCCGCCCTTTTCCTTTGCGCCGGCAGCTTGCGCCTTGGCCTTTCCCGAGGCACGTGGCCCGATAATCCGAACCGCACTCCCGAAGCCATGGAGACGATGTGACTCTCGACGAGCTGGGCCAGAAGCATGGCACCGACAAAGCCTCTCACGCCCACAATCACCTTGAGGCCTATGACGCGCTGCTCACGCCGTACCGCGACAGGTCACCGCTGACGCTGATCGAGATCGGCGTGCGCGACGGCGCGTCGGTGCGCATGTAGCAGGACTATTTCCCCTCCGCCCAGATCGTCGGCGTCGACATCGTCGAAAGCTGCCGCGATCATGCGGACCCGCGCATCACCATCGAGATCGGCGACGGATCGGATGCCGGCTTCCTTGACGACCTTGCGTCCACATATCCGCCAGACATCGTCTTCGACGACGGCTCCCACCTCTGGAGCGACCAGATCGACACCTTCCGCCGCTTGTTCCCGCGCATCAGTGCAGGCGGGCTGTTCGTTTGCGAGGACCTCCACACGTCGCGGTCAAAATGGGTGGCGAAATACGGCCGCGCCTACACCGACGCCGCCGCTGGCTACTTCGGCCGCCTTGCCGCGGAAGTTGCGGCCGAGGGCCATGTCTACGGCACCATGTTCGACCAGGAAGTGAAGGACATCCAGCGCGACATCGAATGGGTCCGCTTCGGCCGCGGGTTCGTCGCCATCAAGAAGAAGTAATCGCAGCCGATCCGCGCGCGGGGACCTTCTTAGTCGTCGGCCCCGTCGAGCCGGATCGTCCCCTTCGCGCCGCCGCCCTCGCCTGGCCCGACCTTGATAGTGAACTTGTCGCCGTCCTTGGACGTGCCCGTGATCGTGTCGCCGGTGAC is part of the Sphingomicrobium sp. genome and encodes:
- the tgt gene encoding tRNA guanosine(34) transglycosylase Tgt → MTRFSFSIAATDGAARTGAITMQRGEIRTPAFMPVGTAATVKAMRPEEVRAAGADIILGNTYHLMLRPGAERVARLGGLHGFMGWERPILTDSGGYQVMSLSELTKVTEEGVSFASHLDGSRHMLSPERSIEVQRLLGSDIVMQFDQLVPTTSSVEQQREAMERSIRWAKRSREEFDRGGEHAARAAIFGIQQGALDENMRRASAEGLIDIGFDGYAVGGLAVGEGQEAMLACLDFAAGMLPADKPRYLMGVGKPDDIVEAVVRGIDMFDCVLPTRSGRTGQAFTAEGPLNLRNARFAEDREPIEPGCPCPACTTYSRAYVHHLVKSGEILGAMLMTQHNISFYQRLMDGLRNAIAEQRLQAFANEFLQRYRR
- a CDS encoding sulfotransferase, whose translation is MPSIADIDRFIFVVGGPRCGTTTMARMLQAHPQVLFPFVKEPHFFSQHDLRSLHGDALRSRIQHDYLDHFFFNAPPERTVAFDGSISYLYVPDQLKPALELWPDSRFVVGVRDPLTFLPSLHKRLIFTGDENIRRFQDAWAAIPDRAAGRRIPWSTIDPRWLRYDEAARFGTYVERLFDAVGKERCLVMVFDDLTSDPAARHKRLLDFAGLDPAPYPNTGTQRSARGVRHIFLQQLLQRPPRFLLPYLASIHHQRRFDKALAKSSGGGAKSPSLRKRLRNWNEMPDEKRPVPLAVQREIKDRFQGEVDKLGKLIGRDLSHWLQPKEA
- the queA gene encoding tRNA preQ1(34) S-adenosylmethionine ribosyltransferase-isomerase QueA, which encodes MRVADFDFELPPERIALRPARPRDSARLLLVRGGELSDRAVLDLPELLQPGDVLVFNDTKVIPAQLEGRRGEASIGATLHKREGPREWRAFLRNAKRVRAGDTIHFGEGVAASAVEKADDGSVLLQFHGSEALELLLEKAGRMPLPPYIASKRGVDEADRDDYQTMFAREEGAVAAPTAALHFTPRLLEALDARGIARETLTLHVGAGTFLPIKSEQVAEHKMHAEWGRIDAATAERLNAVRKAGGRLIAVGTTSLRLLESAAREDGRIEPFEGDTAIFITPGYRFKAVDGLVTNFHLPKSTLFMLVSALMGLEVMKAAYAHAIERGYRFYSYGDSSLLLPR
- a CDS encoding peptidylprolyl isomerase, with protein sequence MAAAPAPAPVAKPSLVAPAEIAANPANHLFLELSNGGTVEIVLRPDLAPSHVERIQTLVRRGFYDGLKFHRVIPGFMAQGGDPQGTGEGGSDLPNLTAEFTSVPFLRGVVGAARANNLNSANSQFFIMYDWTASLDKRYTAIGRVVKGMDAVDAIAPGEPPAEPTKIVRARLGG
- the coaD gene encoding pantetheine-phosphate adenylyltransferase, which encodes MKRIAVYPGTFDPMTLGHLDIVRRGAHLVDRLVVGVTTNPSKEPMFSVAERMEMVRREVAGLSGNIEVVEFDSLLMNFAEAQGASMILRGLRAVADFEYEFQMAGMNQQLNDDIETVFLMADVSLQPIASKLVKEIARYGGCIDRFVTPAVAEDVRRHLERGS
- a CDS encoding farnesyl diphosphate synthase, which produces MPVETLDRLSEELEVAAKAVAAEVDDFFDALLTLPGDSRDPYYQAMRHAAIGGGKRLRPLLTVAAARLFAIDPERAVRVGCAIEAIHVYSLIHDDLPCMDDAELRRGKPSVHKAFDEATAVLAGDSLHAMAFDILAHPSTHEDPWVRSDLVLQLARAAGPNGMAGGQMMDLAAENEQLDLPAITRLQQLKTGALIEYAVEAACIMAKKPVEARTPYRGYARNIGLAFQIADDLIDHSGDAGAAGKPTGRDADAGKATFVSLLGEERARQQARFLVEQAVEHLSDHGREADLLRAIARFAIERNH
- a CDS encoding exodeoxyribonuclease VII small subunit, whose protein sequence is MADGDTSAVEQLSFEDALRRLEEIVRTLEKGEAPLDRSIELYQEGDRLRRHCEGRLRDAQARIDQIAFGSNGKPAGLKPFDAG
- a CDS encoding DUF1013 domain-containing protein — its product is MPHATAAWLVDNTSLSFDQIAEFCGLHILEVQAIADDTAATKLTGRDPIRAGELTHEEIEKGQNDPDYVLQMHKAPEAVRRTKGPRYTPVSKRQDKPDGIAWIIKNHPEVSDGQISKLIGTTRTTIAAIRDRSHWNMANITPKDPVTLGLTTQRELDAAVAKAAKAAGIQAPTDTRFEGDREALIEELRREREQHVRDAEAALAQAGDEALRDEVVPGIRDPFTNRPIE
- a CDS encoding NAD(P)H-quinone oxidoreductase — translated: MAVIASHPDGDGELAVVERPVPRPGPGEVLIKVAAAGVNRPDILQRKGMYPPPPGAPDILGLEVAGQVVGGDGELVGQKVCALVAGGGYAEYCVAPAGTCLIVPEILPMTDAAAMPETLFTVWVNLFERGFAADGDWALVHGGTSGIGTMSIALGKLFGLKTIVTCGSDEKCARALELGAEAAINYREQDFVGEVHRVTGRRGVDVVVDMVGGDYVPRNLACLAEEGRHVSIAVQRGASAEVQIFDIMRRRLTLTGSTLRPRSVQFKTMVADEIARTVWPYVQGGRLKPVIDSIFPLAEAAAAHERMEGGEHVGKIVLEAGS
- a CDS encoding DUF1192 domain-containing protein, whose translation is MDIDDLFPSKPDDPLTALGKQDLDPFSIDELHARVEALKAEIARTEAHMDRATKHRSAAEELFKKS
- the clpA gene encoding ATP-dependent Clp protease ATP-binding subunit ClpA; translated protein: MPSFARELEQTLHNALGEASKRRHEYATLEHLLIALIDDDHASKVMTACGVNRDELRASVKQYLDNELGALVADSATDPTPTSGFQRVVQRAILHVQSSGRDDVTGANVLVALFSERESYAVYFLQQQDMSRLDAVTYISHGVGKGETPAEGARPAEPGEEKTDKEGAKKESALKQFTVDLNEKARTGKVDPLIGRMPEVERTVQILCRRSKNNPLYVGEPGVGKTAIAEGLARKIIEGDVPDVLKPATIYSLDMGALLAGTRYRGDFEERLKSVVSELEKLPNAILFIDEIHTVIGAGATSGGAMDASNLLKPALSSGAIRCIGSTTYKEFRNHFEKDRALLRRFQKIDVNEPTIEDTIKIIAGLRSSFEGHHNVRYTPDAIKSAVELSARYIHDRKLPDKAIDVIDEVGAMQMLVPPSRRKKVITPKEIEAVVATMARIPPKSVSADDKHVLEHLEADLKRVVFGQDMAIEKLASAIKLSRAGLRDPDKPIGNYLFSGPTGVGKTEVARQLASVLGIPLQRFDMSEYMERHSVSRLIGAPPGYVGYDQGGLLTDAVDQHPHSVLLLDEIEKAHPDLFNILLQVMDNGKLTDHHGKTVDFRNTILIMTTNAGAADMARESIGFGAATREDAQEDAVKKMFTPEFRNRLDAIVPFAYLPPAVVARVVDKFILQLELQLADRGVHIELDDEARQWLTDRGYDKLYGARPMGRLVQEKIKQPLAEELLFGKLVNGGEVKVRIKDNAPCFEIVPAPPKASKPKAPKKPSAKKKADGEEAPAAE